The Pelosinus sp. IPA-1 genome contains a region encoding:
- a CDS encoding DUF421 domain-containing protein — translation MTLDILLQDTWQTTLVFITLLIFTRLLDKSQVGQLTFYEYVSGITIGSLAGTIAAADPDKLWSSYYDLVLFVVLTYLISVCTLKSRPFRKLIEGSPSIIIEDGRIIKENMRPLRFDLDELNAMLRGKDIVDISEVQYAILETTGEMSIIKKSASQPLTKSDMNIHLPNPTLPIEIIMDGEIIEKNLAKQNLSHEWLEKQLVQQNIKSASQVMYGVIDSKGQLFLSAKGSKLD, via the coding sequence ATGACTTTGGATATCCTACTACAAGATACCTGGCAAACCACTTTGGTTTTTATTACTTTACTGATCTTTACCCGTCTTCTTGACAAAAGCCAAGTCGGACAGTTAACTTTTTACGAATATGTCAGCGGTATCACCATAGGATCACTTGCAGGTACTATAGCAGCAGCTGATCCTGATAAATTATGGAGTAGTTATTATGACCTGGTACTATTTGTGGTGCTTACTTACTTAATATCAGTTTGTACATTAAAAAGCCGTCCTTTTAGAAAGTTGATTGAAGGTTCTCCCAGCATAATTATTGAAGATGGTCGTATCATCAAAGAAAATATGAGACCCTTACGATTTGATCTAGATGAACTAAATGCTATGTTACGCGGAAAAGATATTGTAGATATAAGTGAAGTACAATATGCCATTCTTGAGACAACAGGAGAAATGAGTATTATAAAAAAATCTGCCTCTCAACCATTAACCAAAAGCGATATGAATATCCATCTCCCCAATCCTACCCTTCCTATCGAAATTATTATGGATGGAGAAATTATTGAAAAAAATCTAGCTAAACAAAACCTGAGCCATGAGTGGTTAGAAAAGCAATTAGTACAACAAAATATAAAAAGTGCTTCCCAAGTTATGTATGGAGTGATTGATTCCAAGGGTCAGCTTTTCCTCAGTGCCAAAGGCAGTAAATTAGACTAA
- a CDS encoding MFS transporter, with translation MFNIVKKMPKALWIVVLAHGVTDLSAGALLVALPFLKAKFALSYAEVSAIALMQNFTSSVSQPLFGYFSDRSPRPWLMPVGCLLSGVAMVASLLVPHYYLTLLFTAITGLGMAAFHPEAAKTANRLSGKAKGKGVSLFAVGGNGGFAIGSLLLATLLYSDVSAGVLFYIVPYALLGIPLIQMTRNLPKPEVKQVGSLKTLRASINWPLLSLLGMVLSRSTVAAGISTFVPLYYVSYLHGSEMYASSLLTVYLATSALGTLVGGAMSDRFGSKRVMLYSILPISLLLYLFPIVGDVGAFVVLSCASILLSATFTSSLVLAQKMMPNNVGMASGLTIGLSVGLGAMGVLALGKVADIWGMPLIFTILACLPVVGFVLTLFVEEPREEIVGLVVQVSK, from the coding sequence TTGTTTAATATTGTCAAGAAAATGCCAAAAGCCTTATGGATTGTTGTTTTGGCTCATGGCGTTACTGATTTGTCTGCAGGTGCCTTGTTAGTGGCATTACCGTTTTTAAAAGCTAAATTCGCGTTAAGTTATGCAGAGGTTAGTGCAATTGCTCTTATGCAAAATTTTACGTCGTCTGTTAGTCAGCCTTTATTTGGATATTTTAGTGATCGTAGCCCTCGCCCTTGGCTTATGCCAGTAGGGTGTTTACTTTCAGGGGTGGCTATGGTCGCCTCTTTGCTAGTACCACATTACTATCTAACATTGCTGTTTACGGCAATTACGGGCCTTGGTATGGCAGCGTTTCATCCCGAGGCAGCCAAAACAGCCAATCGCCTGAGTGGCAAAGCAAAAGGCAAAGGAGTCAGTTTATTTGCGGTGGGCGGTAATGGAGGTTTTGCTATCGGATCATTACTATTAGCTACCTTATTATATAGTGATGTTAGTGCAGGAGTTTTATTTTATATTGTCCCTTACGCTTTACTAGGAATTCCACTCATTCAAATGACTCGAAATTTACCAAAACCAGAAGTCAAACAGGTTGGTAGCTTAAAAACTTTAAGAGCTTCTATTAATTGGCCCTTATTATCGCTGCTAGGGATGGTGTTATCAAGGTCAACAGTAGCGGCAGGCATTAGCACCTTTGTACCCCTATATTATGTATCTTACCTTCATGGTAGTGAGATGTATGCAAGTTCCCTACTAACCGTATATTTGGCGACTAGTGCCCTTGGAACACTAGTTGGTGGTGCGATGAGTGATCGGTTTGGCAGCAAACGTGTTATGCTATATTCTATTTTACCCATTTCTCTATTATTATATTTGTTTCCCATTGTCGGAGATGTTGGAGCATTTGTAGTACTATCATGCGCAAGTATATTATTATCAGCAACTTTTACTAGCAGTTTGGTGTTAGCACAAAAGATGATGCCCAATAATGTAGGAATGGCCTCAGGGTTAACCATTGGTTTAAGTGTTGGTTTAGGTGCTATGGGAGTATTAGCCTTAGGCAAGGTGGCTGATATTTGGGGAATGCCCTTAATATTTACAATCTTAGCTTGTTTGCCTGTTGTTGGCTTTGTTTTGACCTTATTTGTAGAAGAACCTAGGGAAGAAATAGTAGGCTTGGTAGTGCAAGTTAGCAAGTAG
- a CDS encoding NAD(P)/FAD-dependent oxidoreductase has product MYDICIIGAGTVGANIARELAKYKMSVCLLEKEEDVSCGASKANSGIVHGGYSDEPGTVKAELCVKGNRMYDQLNKELHFGYRETGSMVLGFRDEDTKTLEKLYQYGIQNGVGGLSIIDGDKVREMEPYVSKDVKAALYCANAGVTSPYEFVVALMENAVTNGVELKLNTEVTGIEKRDDYFIVSTNKGEIRASYVINAAGVYSDKIASMVGIDDFKITPRRGQYVLLDKEENYLASSVIFQVPTELGKGILVTTTYHGNLMVGPNAEEIDDKEDVSTTEEALEYIVKTARLSVPAFNMKKAITSFAGNRPVSNKKDWVIEESRVGRFINLVGIDSPGLTASPAIALKVVEILKNAGLNFINKPDFEPNRKPIIKVKEEAFKGDINAENPDEHIICRCEQVTEAEIVDALHRDLPIKSIDAIKRRTRAGMGRCQGAFCRSRVKEIIARELMIPIDEVTQRGKDSPGLPQRVKRGDYTKL; this is encoded by the coding sequence ATGTACGATATTTGTATTATTGGTGCTGGTACCGTGGGGGCTAATATAGCAAGAGAATTAGCAAAATATAAGATGAGTGTGTGTCTCTTAGAAAAAGAAGAAGATGTAAGCTGTGGAGCATCCAAAGCAAATAGTGGTATTGTTCATGGTGGATATTCTGATGAACCAGGCACAGTAAAGGCTGAGTTATGTGTCAAGGGAAATAGAATGTATGACCAATTAAATAAGGAGCTACATTTTGGGTATAGAGAAACTGGATCTATGGTTTTAGGTTTTCGTGATGAGGATACGAAAACATTAGAAAAGCTATATCAATATGGCATCCAAAATGGAGTTGGAGGACTTTCCATCATAGATGGGGATAAGGTTAGAGAGATGGAACCTTATGTAAGTAAAGATGTAAAAGCGGCACTTTATTGCGCCAATGCAGGGGTAACTTCCCCTTATGAGTTTGTGGTAGCCTTAATGGAAAATGCAGTAACCAATGGGGTAGAATTAAAATTAAATACAGAAGTTACTGGTATAGAAAAAAGAGATGACTATTTTATCGTGTCCACCAATAAGGGAGAAATACGGGCAAGTTATGTAATTAATGCAGCGGGTGTATATAGCGATAAAATAGCAAGTATGGTAGGAATCGATGATTTTAAAATTACACCTCGGAGAGGTCAATATGTTCTTCTTGATAAAGAAGAGAACTATTTAGCTAGTTCCGTTATCTTTCAAGTTCCTACCGAACTCGGCAAGGGCATTCTTGTTACCACTACATATCACGGAAACCTAATGGTAGGTCCCAATGCAGAAGAGATTGATGATAAAGAGGATGTAAGTACGACAGAAGAGGCGCTAGAGTATATCGTAAAAACAGCAAGATTATCAGTACCTGCTTTTAATATGAAAAAAGCAATCACATCATTTGCTGGCAATAGACCTGTTTCCAACAAAAAAGATTGGGTGATTGAGGAAAGTCGTGTAGGACGCTTTATAAATTTAGTTGGTATTGATTCTCCAGGGTTAACTGCTTCCCCAGCAATTGCATTAAAGGTCGTTGAAATACTTAAGAATGCTGGTTTAAATTTTATCAATAAACCTGATTTCGAACCAAATCGTAAACCAATTATCAAAGTGAAAGAGGAAGCATTCAAAGGTGATATAAATGCTGAAAATCCTGATGAACATATCATTTGTAGGTGCGAGCAAGTAACAGAAGCTGAAATAGTTGATGCCTTACATAGAGACCTGCCCATAAAATCAATAGATGCCATAAAAAGACGTACCCGCGCTGGTATGGGCAGATGTCAAGGTGCATTTTGTCGTTCACGGGTAAAAGAAATTATTGCTCGGGAGCTTATGATTCCAATAGATGAAGTAACGCAAAGGGGAAAAGACTCTCCAGGTTTACCTCAAAGAGTAAAACGTGGAGACTATACGAAGTTATAG
- the nifJ gene encoding pyruvate:ferredoxin (flavodoxin) oxidoreductase, which translates to MRKMKTMDGNTAAAYISYAFTDVAAIFPITPSSPMAEAVDEWSAQGKKNLFGQTVKVMEMQSEAGAAGAVHGSLQAGALTTTYTASQGLLLMIPNMYKVAGELLPAVFHVSARALATNALNIFGDHQDVMAARQTGCALLAESSVQEVMDLSAVAHLSALKGKVPFINFFDGFRTSHEIQKIETIEYDELAKLLDQNAVDSFRRNALNPDHPVLRGTAQNPDIYFQEREVSNKYYDALPEIVENYMAEINKITGRNYHLFNYYGAPDADRMIIAMGSACEAIEETVDYLNANGEKVGLLNVHLYRPFSIEHFFKYIPETVKKIAVLDRTKEPGSLAEPLYLDVKTAFYNRASRPVIVGGRYGLGSKDVVPAHIVAVYENLKASEPKDGFTFGIVDDVTFKSLPTAADVDTTPEGTKACKFWGLGSDGTVGANKSAIKIIGDKTDMYAQAYFAYDSKKSGGITVSHLRFGKKPIKSPYLINKADFVACHNQSYVDKYDVLAGLKPNGNFLLNCIWDQDELEEKLPGFMKRYIAVNNINFYTLNAVKIAQEIGLGGRINMIMQSAFFKIAHIIPVEDAVNYLKDAVVGSYGNKGQKVIDMNNAAIDKGVESIVKVTIPESWKNAADSKKDAALFACACSSEAKKEVPEFIEKILVPMNRQEGDSLPVSAFVGSMEDGTFPLGTSAYEKRGIAINVPEWQMDKCIQCNQCAFVCPHAVIRPVLVNEEEMKNAPEGFTAKAAVGAKDLQFRLAISPLDCTGCGNCAEVCPAKEKALIMKPLDTQMNEVPLWDHLDNISKKENPMNKNTVKGSQFEQPLLEFSGACAGCGETPYVKLVTQLFGDRMMVANATGCTSIWGGSAPSIPYTTNNEGHGPAWANSLFEDNAEFGLGMHLGVKALREKLAATVKEAMELNVSAELKAALADWLDHKDSGEASRLRADRVTALVAAEKGDNAILNEIDKNKDFLVKRSQWIFGGDGWAYDIGYGGLDHVLASGEDVNVLVLDTEIYSNTGGQASKSTPAAAIAQFAASGKMTKKKDLGMMAMSYGYVYVAQIAMGADKNQALKAIAEAEAYPGPSLVIAYAPCISHGLRKGMGFSQLEIKNAVECGYWGMYRYNPALKDQDKNPFILDSKEPTANFQEFLMGEVRFASLKKQYPETAEALFAKTEKDAKERLATYKRLAQS; encoded by the coding sequence ATGAGAAAAATGAAGACGATGGATGGGAATACTGCAGCAGCTTATATTTCTTATGCCTTTACAGACGTGGCGGCAATCTTCCCAATTACACCATCCTCACCTATGGCAGAAGCCGTTGATGAATGGTCAGCTCAGGGTAAGAAAAATCTTTTTGGCCAAACTGTAAAAGTTATGGAAATGCAGTCAGAGGCTGGTGCAGCCGGTGCAGTGCATGGTTCTTTGCAAGCAGGTGCGTTAACTACTACATATACGGCATCACAAGGTCTTTTGCTAATGATTCCTAACATGTATAAGGTAGCTGGAGAGTTGTTGCCAGCTGTATTCCATGTTAGTGCTAGAGCATTGGCTACAAATGCTCTCAATATATTTGGCGATCATCAAGATGTTATGGCTGCTAGACAAACTGGCTGTGCTTTACTTGCTGAAAGTAGTGTACAAGAAGTTATGGATTTAAGCGCTGTAGCTCATTTATCAGCATTAAAAGGAAAAGTTCCTTTCATCAACTTCTTTGATGGATTTAGAACATCCCATGAAATTCAAAAGATCGAAACCATCGAATATGATGAATTAGCAAAACTCTTAGATCAGAATGCTGTTGATTCTTTCAGAAGAAATGCATTGAATCCTGATCATCCAGTTCTTCGCGGTACTGCACAAAATCCTGATATTTATTTCCAAGAAAGAGAAGTTTCCAATAAATATTACGATGCTTTACCAGAAATCGTAGAAAACTACATGGCTGAAATTAATAAAATTACAGGCAGAAATTATCATCTTTTCAATTACTATGGTGCGCCAGATGCAGACAGAATGATTATTGCTATGGGTTCCGCATGTGAAGCAATTGAAGAAACTGTAGATTATTTGAATGCAAATGGCGAAAAAGTTGGTTTATTGAATGTTCACTTATACAGACCATTCTCTATCGAACATTTCTTCAAATATATTCCTGAAACTGTTAAGAAAATTGCTGTTCTTGATAGAACAAAAGAACCTGGTTCTTTAGCTGAACCATTATACCTTGATGTAAAAACTGCTTTCTATAATCGTGCATCACGCCCTGTAATTGTCGGCGGTAGATACGGTTTAGGTTCTAAGGATGTAGTACCAGCTCATATCGTTGCTGTTTATGAAAATCTAAAAGCAAGTGAACCTAAAGATGGCTTTACTTTCGGTATTGTTGATGATGTAACTTTCAAATCTCTGCCAACTGCTGCAGATGTTGATACAACTCCTGAAGGAACAAAAGCTTGTAAGTTCTGGGGTCTTGGTTCTGATGGTACAGTTGGTGCTAACAAGAGTGCGATTAAAATCATCGGTGATAAAACAGACATGTATGCACAAGCATATTTCGCTTATGATTCTAAAAAATCAGGTGGTATCACAGTATCTCACCTTAGATTTGGTAAAAAACCAATTAAGTCTCCTTATTTGATTAACAAAGCTGATTTTGTTGCTTGTCATAACCAATCCTATGTTGATAAATATGACGTATTGGCTGGTTTAAAACCAAATGGCAATTTCTTATTGAATTGTATTTGGGACCAAGACGAGTTAGAAGAAAAATTACCAGGTTTCATGAAACGTTATATTGCAGTAAACAACATCAATTTCTATACATTGAATGCAGTTAAAATTGCGCAAGAAATTGGTTTGGGCGGCAGAATCAATATGATTATGCAATCCGCATTCTTTAAAATTGCACATATCATTCCAGTTGAAGATGCTGTTAACTATCTAAAAGACGCAGTTGTAGGTTCTTATGGTAATAAAGGTCAAAAAGTAATTGATATGAACAATGCTGCAATTGATAAAGGCGTAGAATCAATTGTAAAGGTAACAATTCCAGAAAGCTGGAAGAATGCTGCTGATAGCAAAAAAGATGCAGCACTATTTGCTTGTGCTTGCAGTTCTGAAGCTAAGAAAGAAGTACCTGAATTTATCGAAAAAATCCTTGTGCCAATGAATAGACAAGAAGGCGATTCATTGCCAGTTAGTGCTTTCGTTGGTAGCATGGAAGATGGTACATTCCCACTTGGAACATCTGCTTATGAAAAACGTGGTATTGCGATTAATGTTCCTGAATGGCAAATGGATAAATGTATCCAATGTAATCAGTGCGCATTTGTATGTCCACATGCTGTAATCAGACCTGTTCTAGTGAATGAAGAGGAAATGAAAAATGCTCCAGAAGGATTTACTGCAAAAGCCGCGGTCGGCGCTAAAGACTTGCAGTTTAGATTAGCAATTTCCCCTCTTGATTGTACTGGTTGTGGAAACTGTGCTGAAGTTTGCCCTGCAAAAGAAAAAGCATTAATCATGAAACCACTTGATACGCAAATGAATGAAGTACCATTGTGGGATCATCTAGACAATATTTCGAAAAAAGAAAATCCTATGAATAAGAATACTGTTAAGGGAAGCCAATTCGAGCAGCCTTTATTAGAATTCTCTGGTGCTTGTGCAGGTTGTGGTGAAACTCCTTACGTTAAACTTGTTACCCAATTGTTCGGTGATAGAATGATGGTTGCTAACGCTACTGGTTGTACATCTATCTGGGGCGGAAGTGCTCCGTCGATACCATATACAACAAATAATGAAGGACATGGTCCAGCTTGGGCTAACTCCCTATTTGAAGATAATGCTGAATTTGGTCTTGGTATGCATTTAGGCGTAAAAGCGTTAAGAGAAAAATTAGCTGCTACAGTGAAAGAAGCTATGGAACTCAACGTTAGTGCAGAGCTAAAAGCTGCTTTGGCAGATTGGTTAGATCATAAGGATAGCGGTGAAGCAAGTCGTTTGAGAGCTGATCGTGTCACTGCCCTTGTTGCTGCGGAAAAAGGCGACAATGCAATATTGAACGAAATTGATAAAAACAAAGATTTCTTAGTTAAGAGATCACAATGGATCTTCGGTGGCGACGGCTGGGCTTACGATATCGGCTACGGCGGTTTAGATCACGTGTTAGCGTCTGGAGAAGATGTAAATGTTTTAGTACTTGATACTGAAATCTATTCAAATACTGGCGGTCAAGCTTCTAAATCAACTCCTGCCGCAGCGATTGCTCAATTTGCTGCTAGCGGAAAAATGACGAAGAAAAAAGATCTTGGTATGATGGCTATGAGTTATGGCTATGTGTATGTAGCGCAGATTGCTATGGGTGCTGATAAAAATCAAGCATTAAAAGCAATTGCTGAAGCAGAAGCATATCCAGGTCCATCCCTTGTAATTGCATATGCTCCTTGTATCAGCCACGGTTTAAGAAAAGGCATGGGCTTTAGCCAACTTGAAATTAAAAATGCTGTAGAATGCGGATATTGGGGCATGTACAGATATAACCCAGCATTGAAAGATCAAGACAAGAACCCGTTCATTCTGGACTCCAAAGAACCAACAGCTAATTTCCAAGAATTCTTGATGGGCGAAGTAAGATTTGCATCCCTTAAGAAACAATACCCAGAAACAGCTGAAGCATTATTTGCGAAAACAGAAAAAGACGCTAAAGAAAGATTGGCAACGTATAAAAGACTTGCTCAATCATAA
- a CDS encoding GNAT family N-acetyltransferase: protein MDIIYRTGREEDSLKIAEGIDRASGGIVEFLFHDLLDQYTPTQVMAKSIKEKQGTDSYENAIVAEYQGNIVGIVYSYSARYHGITDNTRSFFPNDRLTFLKDFYNSRVEDSWFLDSIYVDGAFRGTGIGSKLIELTKQRAKDNGYNRLSLMVMADNAVARRTYERNQFEIVKHIDVQEHRLIPHKGGIYLLVSNLNDNISDNEKLGIMT from the coding sequence ATGGATATTATATACCGTACTGGAAGAGAAGAAGATAGTCTCAAAATTGCTGAAGGAATCGATCGTGCATCAGGTGGCATTGTAGAATTTTTGTTTCATGATTTGCTAGATCAATATACGCCCACCCAAGTAATGGCGAAATCAATAAAAGAAAAGCAGGGAACTGATTCCTATGAAAATGCAATTGTTGCAGAGTATCAAGGGAATATTGTAGGCATTGTTTATTCTTATTCAGCCCGATATCATGGCATTACCGATAATACTAGAAGTTTCTTTCCTAATGACCGACTCACATTTCTAAAAGATTTCTATAATTCGCGAGTTGAGGATAGCTGGTTTTTAGATTCCATTTATGTAGATGGTGCATTTCGTGGCACAGGTATTGGGAGTAAATTAATTGAATTGACAAAGCAAAGAGCAAAAGACAATGGGTATAACAGACTAAGTTTAATGGTGATGGCTGATAATGCAGTAGCAAGACGAACCTATGAACGCAATCAATTCGAAATTGTAAAACATATCGATGTGCAAGAACATAGATTAATTCCTCATAAAGGTGGAATCTATCTACTGGTCAGTAACCTGAATGACAACATCTCCGATAATGAAAAGTTAGGCATCATGACTTGA
- a CDS encoding C40 family peptidase, whose product MNKYRKPIILLTLLTFSFTLIMPIPAAMAASPLDTLSQTMSSDNNKSSSFNFLNVLIGMLLGNLLGKSNPLQNPAVNITPLAPSNDGKSLTNTDKGNAIIATAKTYLGVPYVFGGESPVTGLDCSSFTQLVMKENGITLPRTAAEQYEIGTPVDKSNLQIGDLIFFTTYKPGASHVGFYMGNQQFIHDSSVAKQVTISSLSDAYYTEHYIGARRYIK is encoded by the coding sequence ATGAATAAATACCGTAAGCCCATTATACTTCTTACCCTTCTCACTTTCTCTTTCACTTTAATTATGCCAATACCTGCGGCAATGGCGGCTTCGCCTTTGGATACATTATCCCAAACTATGTCTTCGGACAATAATAAATCGTCTTCCTTTAATTTCTTAAATGTATTGATTGGCATGTTATTAGGAAATTTATTAGGGAAAAGCAATCCGCTCCAAAATCCAGCCGTCAATATCACGCCTTTAGCACCATCTAATGATGGTAAGTCACTTACTAATACAGACAAAGGTAATGCTATAATCGCAACTGCCAAAACCTATTTGGGCGTCCCTTATGTCTTTGGAGGAGAATCACCTGTTACCGGGCTTGACTGTTCAAGTTTTACCCAACTTGTTATGAAAGAAAATGGTATTACTCTTCCTCGGACTGCAGCTGAGCAATATGAAATAGGTACTCCTGTAGATAAATCAAATCTACAAATTGGCGACTTAATTTTCTTCACCACATATAAACCTGGTGCATCTCATGTTGGTTTCTATATGGGTAATCAACAATTTATTCATGATAGTTCCGTTGCAAAACAAGTAACAATTAGTTCTTTGAGTGACGCTTATTACACGGAACATTATATTGGAGCGCGTCGTTACATTAAGTAA
- a CDS encoding YegS/Rv2252/BmrU family lipid kinase — MRKFILVYNPVSGDASFKFKLDHVIECFQKKGCIIIPLRVSNEQETKSFVMLSREIAVDGIIASGGDGTIHEVINSMLEGEIDLPLGIIPSGTSNDFAAYLQLDKNIETCVEVITAGKSKTFDVGKVNNKYFFNVASAGLLTSVAHSADSMLKNTLGKIAYYLKGLGELPNFRALKMRFVADGQVIEEDVFLFLVMNSGNVGGFPNLVPDAKIDDGKLDLFIVNKCNLPELMGLFISFLKGIHCNSKYVTCIQAEHIYIECTEEVDSDLDGELGPKLPLDIRVAPGKIKVFSM; from the coding sequence TTGCGAAAGTTTATTCTTGTGTATAACCCTGTATCAGGTGATGCAAGTTTTAAATTTAAATTAGATCATGTGATTGAATGTTTTCAAAAAAAGGGATGTATCATCATTCCACTGCGAGTTAGTAATGAACAAGAGACTAAGAGTTTCGTTATGTTATCTCGGGAAATAGCTGTAGATGGCATTATTGCATCGGGTGGGGATGGAACCATTCATGAGGTGATAAATAGTATGCTTGAAGGTGAAATTGATTTGCCATTAGGCATTATTCCTAGTGGTACATCAAATGATTTTGCGGCTTATCTACAATTAGATAAAAATATTGAAACTTGTGTAGAAGTTATTACTGCAGGAAAAAGCAAAACCTTTGATGTAGGAAAAGTAAATAATAAATACTTTTTTAATGTTGCTAGTGCTGGACTGCTGACATCAGTAGCCCACAGTGCGGATAGTATGCTAAAAAATACACTGGGGAAAATAGCTTATTATTTAAAAGGCCTTGGAGAGCTGCCTAATTTTCGAGCTTTAAAAATGCGATTTGTTGCTGATGGCCAAGTCATAGAGGAAGACGTATTTTTGTTTCTTGTAATGAATAGTGGCAATGTAGGGGGATTCCCTAATCTAGTACCAGACGCTAAGATTGATGATGGTAAACTTGATTTATTTATTGTAAATAAATGTAATCTGCCAGAATTAATGGGTTTATTTATCAGCTTTTTAAAAGGCATACACTGTAATAGTAAATATGTTACTTGTATACAAGCCGAACATATTTACATTGAATGTACAGAAGAGGTAGATAGTGATTTGGATGGAGAGTTAGGTCCTAAGCTTCCCCTTGATATTCGGGTTGCTCCAGGAAAAATCAAAGTTTTTAGTATGTAA
- a CDS encoding PLP-dependent aspartate aminotransferase family protein produces the protein MRLDSKIVHIGVCTDTKTGALSTPIYQSATFRHPALGESTGFDYTRSQNPTRKVLEEGIATLEGGAVGLAFSSGMAAITAILMIYKSGDHLVVVEDCYGGTYRVIDKIFSNFGLTVSFVDGSSKEEVAQAITPLTKAILVETPTNPLMKIVDIRAIIALAQEMNIHTIVDNTFLTPYFQRPLELGADIVIHSGTKYLAGHNDLVCGLVVARDAELGARIRYVQNSTGGVLGPSDSWLLIRSIKTLALRMEKHNENSQIIAKWLKKHPKVVNVYYPGLMEHPGKEIHDSQSSGYGGMLSFVVDNSQLAAQVLRKVKLIRFAESLGGVESLITLPAVQTHADVPSDVRERLGISDCLLRLSVGIEDAQDIITDLEQALSE, from the coding sequence ATGAGATTAGACTCTAAAATTGTACACATTGGTGTCTGTACGGATACAAAAACAGGAGCGCTAAGCACACCTATCTATCAATCCGCTACCTTTCGCCATCCGGCTCTTGGTGAGAGTACTGGTTTTGACTATACCCGTAGCCAAAATCCTACAAGAAAAGTATTAGAAGAGGGAATTGCTACATTAGAAGGCGGTGCAGTAGGATTAGCCTTTTCTTCAGGCATGGCTGCGATTACAGCGATACTAATGATTTATAAATCAGGAGATCATTTAGTTGTAGTAGAAGACTGTTATGGTGGTACCTATAGAGTGATCGATAAGATATTCAGTAATTTTGGGTTAACGGTAAGCTTTGTAGACGGCAGTAGTAAAGAAGAGGTAGCACAAGCGATTACCCCTCTAACGAAGGCTATTTTGGTAGAAACACCTACCAACCCATTAATGAAAATTGTTGATATACGTGCTATAATTGCACTAGCGCAGGAAATGAATATTCATACAATCGTTGATAATACTTTTTTAACGCCTTATTTTCAACGTCCCTTAGAACTCGGAGCTGATATCGTAATTCACAGTGGTACTAAATATTTAGCAGGTCATAATGATCTAGTCTGTGGATTGGTTGTTGCTCGAGACGCTGAGTTAGGTGCCCGTATACGCTATGTACAAAATTCAACAGGCGGAGTTCTTGGGCCGAGTGATAGTTGGTTATTAATTCGCAGTATAAAAACCTTAGCATTGCGTATGGAAAAGCATAATGAAAATTCTCAAATTATTGCCAAATGGCTAAAAAAGCATCCCAAAGTGGTAAATGTATATTATCCAGGTTTAATGGAGCATCCAGGGAAGGAAATACATGATAGTCAGTCCTCGGGTTATGGAGGCATGCTGTCCTTTGTTGTTGATAATTCCCAATTGGCAGCGCAAGTATTGCGAAAGGTTAAATTAATTCGATTTGCTGAGAGTCTAGGCGGGGTAGAATCCCTTATTACATTACCAGCGGTGCAGACCCATGCGGATGTGCCTAGTGATGTTCGTGAGCGACTAGGAATATCGGACTGTTTATTACGTTTATCGGTAGGTATTGAAGATGCTCAAGATATTATCACTGATTTAGAACAGGCACTTTCGGAATAA
- a CDS encoding YezD family protein gives MKEKSSFSAKALAVIDESIQNIDFGEIVLVVQDGHIIQIERTEKIIISNQKKTQTGKEKKSIEETSVLRNKILGELSSLKYGQLVIKIKDGKAVQVEKTEKRRFPEVEGIYGDGI, from the coding sequence ATGAAGGAAAAAAGTTCATTTTCTGCAAAAGCACTTGCAGTCATTGATGAGAGTATCCAAAACATAGATTTTGGTGAAATCGTTTTAGTAGTGCAAGATGGACACATTATTCAGATTGAGCGTACTGAAAAAATTATTATTTCAAATCAGAAAAAAACCCAAACTGGAAAAGAGAAAAAAAGTATAGAGGAAACCAGTGTTCTTCGCAATAAAATATTAGGAGAACTATCTTCTTTAAAATATGGGCAGTTGGTTATAAAAATAAAGGATGGTAAAGCAGTTCAGGTTGAAAAAACCGAAAAGCGTCGTTTTCCTGAAGTCGAAGGAATTTATGGCGATGGTATTTAA